The following is a genomic window from Neodiprion pinetum isolate iyNeoPine1 chromosome 3, iyNeoPine1.2, whole genome shotgun sequence.
ttttccatttgatTATTGCTTTTGTCGTATTTGGTTGACGTCTAGAACACTACACAAACTaggtttgagattctaacctctgATTCACTCAGCGTCAGTAAACACGGATTATAAAACAATAAGAGAGGACCAGCAGACAGCAGCGCTAATGCCAGCTAATGCTAACAGAGTTTGGAATctgaactttgagccgtctaCTTACCAAAAATCGCCACTACGAGGCGCTGATTTGAACTCGAAAATTTGTCACGTAATCGCTAGTAAactttcaaattaaatttgaatgtaTTGTCTAGGATTcatcattaattatttcttttggtTCTGTAAGTAAAGATTGGGTAAATGATTTGCGGGTGAAAAGTTGTGAGTTGAAATAGATAAAGCTATAATTAGCTGAAACAAACGAAAGAGTAATtagctgattgtgagatgGACCAAAAGATAATTAGTTaaaacagacaaaaatatGATAAGTATGATAagaaatgtatacatatatattctgtatagaaaaaaattgcaaaccGACAAAACATTTGCTTAAATAGCCTTCAGTAAGGCttgtggaataaaaaataatacggttagtataaaaatgttttgtaCACCATCATCAACAATATTGAATGAAACttgagaaaaggtttcatACTATACAGTCCGTGATTATTGCCGCGCATTTTTGTCAGAACCGAGAAGTATCAAGTCGACGCGCAAAAGGTATGGTCAAAACTGAAGATTTCATTGGGTGAAGGCTCTTGGAATAAAGAAATGTAGTGTATTCTTCGCTTATATTTTCGATTGTGATCTTTGTATAAGGTccagtctttttttttttagtcatgAATATTCAGTCTGAATTTCTCTCATCTTGGGCTAATCGAAAAGCAGAAAAACTTAAGCGCATTATAGTGAAATGTAATAGCGGTTTTCGTGTGTGCTTTTACACAGTATTGGCAAAACCGACACGTAAACGGCGCAAGCGATTTGCGTGGTTAATCGATGCGTAAAAAAACGCGATCGATGAAACTGTAGAAAAAAGCAATGAAGGAAAACCCAATCAGTTCGGTAGACGACGGCAGTGTGTACATCAAAAATTTGTAGTCCAATGTTTCTGTTGATTTCTATATTCATCCACTGCATCTTAGcagacaaaaattgaaattgaaattcacgaTATTGCATCAgctaataattattaaataaataatcttatCTCCTCTCGGTTGGTTCATACTTTAAATATGATTCTCGGACCATCTGTCCAGATCTAAAGTTCAAGTCatactttttaaatttgacCATGTTCACTGAACTACGAACGTAGCAATTTTGCTATGCAATATTTATTCAGACACGTAACCCTTAACTCAATTTGCACGAATGCATAACCTACTCCTACCACTTCGTGCCTACCACTTTATTCACGTTTCGCTGCCGGAAAGCGAGTGACGCTACGCAAAATTCGCTCGTCGCGCGAGTTTGATCGCTCGGAGCGAACTGTGCACAGTAGTTAAACACGACGCAAGCTGATGTTTACTGAATTGAACGGGATATGTGACAGATTATAGATaaagaatataatataatacaaaaaaaatcatttcataaTATATCTAacttaaaaacatattttaaaaagtgggttataattttataaaaactttattataaaataatgttGTGTGTAGGTAGTAAtataaatttacttttatGCAAATATGCTACATGGATGAAGTATTTGATAACTCTGCAACTTCGTACTACGACAGATAGTCCGCAGGAATTTCAGCTCTGCTTACACTATTTACATTTTATGTTGGATTTAACCGTCATCTATTTGGATATTGATTATTCCACTTCTGACTGATACACATGGGCGCTCTTAGAATACCAATAATGCCTATATTAATCATATCTGTCCGTTCAAAAACTGGTACCGTTAAGTGAAGTAATTCTAAAACTGATGAGAAACGGAGGTGAACACTTTTTTTACATGATTGCAAGTAAAATGATTCCTCACAGAGTATAAAGAGTAcatcaaaatatatttacattgattagcttttttccttctttgtATAATGAAACGATTCTATAGAATTCTATAGGAAAATAAAGCATTCAGTGATAAAAAGACCTTACCAAATTGATAATCCATACTATGTTACATATTGGgataaattgtataataagGATTTTTCAATTGCTTTCCATCTATTGCATAAAAATGAGGGTCCCCAACTGAAAAAGACTGACTGATATGGGTTGGAAGAGTTTTTTGACTCTGAACAGTCGTGACCAAATACTGTGGCGTTGGAGGTTGTGCAGCCTGAGGTTCACTGGGGACAATTTTTCTTTGGGAGTAAATCAACATTTGTGGTACTGTGGAAACGTCATTTTGATTGGCATTATCAACCGCAACTGTATAGGTGGATGCTGATCCTGATAATTGTTGCGCTCTGCATTTTTTTGTATGAGCATATAAAGAGCCAGCATTATTATAGCGCTTAGAACATATTTTACATGCATATGGTCTCTGGCCAGTATGAGTATAAGTATGTTCATTTAGGGAAGTCAATCGTCTAAATGATTTCATGCATATTTGACAATGATATTTCGCTTCTCCTGTATGCATCGTTATATGTCTAGCTAACGTATTAGCTCTAGCAAATGCTCTACTGCAATACTGACATATGTATGGTTTTTCACCACTATGTGTGCGGAGATGCAACTGCAAATATGTACTCTTTGTAAATGCTCTACTGCAAACATTGCAAACGTATGGCTTAATTCCTGTATGAGTTCTCATATGGGCTACTAGCGATCCACTTTGTGCAAAGCACTTACTGCATACTTCACAAAGGAAACGTTTTTGCGGCTCTTTGATGCGTTTGTGTCGTTCCATATGGTTGGCCAATGATTGCGCCTGCGCAAATGCCTTTGGACACATAGCGCATTGATGAGGTCTGCACTTTTTTTCCTATCAAATCAATCAGTcagttatttttcaaatatagaCAAGATtcatataattgaataaaatttgaattaacgAGTTTTACTTttgcaaaattgtaaaaactaTCGGACAactaaaatttatgaattcgCAATACTAAATGCAAAGAATATCTCACCTTCCTTTTGGATTCGGCACCTTCATTTGGTCTACTTTCGTTATCTGTATCCTCATCTTCATCATCAGATGCCCCAAATATTTCTGCTTTGTGTTTGGACTGCTCATGATCTTTGAGTTTATCTAATCTAGAGAATTCCTTTCCACATGTTGAACAATTGAATCTAAGACCACTGTGGGTTGATACATGCCTTTTCAGGTTTCCTTTTGTTGCAAAAAGTTTACCACATTGAGTGCACTGTAGACCTTCGAGAGGTaaatcgtcgtcgtcggaTTCGTTTATTTTGGAATGAGACGAATCAGTTTGATGCTCCAGCGATTCTTCTATCGTTGTCAGCGGCATGGAATGATTATCtgaattttcacatttttcatattcaggGTGAGTCTTAATGTGggaaagaaatgatttttgataGGTGAACTGTTTCGCACAGACtttgcatttcattttataattttttttatctgttttCTGTTTGTATATCGAAATGTCAATGTCTTTCTCTaacttttctccttttctATCAGTATCTATTGCACCACAGTTATTATCAATATCAACTctgttatcatttttcaaagaatcaTGATTATCTGACACATGATTCTTCAACTTTGCAACAGTAGAAAATTGTTTGTCACACAAGTAGCAAACATATCTCAATTTAGTTTTGTGCTTGTGAATGGTCATGTGTCGTTGCAAAGCTAGATTTGTGGCAAAGCTCTTGATACAGTGAGGACATTTTCGTCTGCTGGTTCTCGTGATCAATGGTTTCTCTTCGTCACTATCATTCATTTcttcattaaaaatttgacaattgtTGGGTTTTAATTTACCCGATTCAGACGAAACATCAGCTTCGTCTTCCCCTTCAGAAAGTAaactattttttaattcaaacttGAGATCatcatgaaaaataatttcatcctGATTGTTCCTCTCTCCTTCTAACAATTCACATTCCTCTGACAATGGCATATCCTCTTGTTTAATGGGTTCTGGTTCAATATTTTGATCTGTCGAATCAATTAATTTACCTACTGTAACACCCTGGTCATCCAGCAATATCTCTGTACTCTCCAAAGCAGATATTATCTCCCGCTGGCTGAAATCGTCATCTTTCTCTATTTGCTTATCAATTGATTCATCGCTCAGGCTTTTGTCCTGCATTTCCTCCTCTTGTGAGGACTCGTTACCACTCATGCACTCCTCACTGATTTCAAAAGCTACTGTACTTTGTTTATCATCAAAATTAGTCAATACTACACGCTTCATCTCTTGTGCAGCTTGTGATTTTGATACACTCTGCATTTCCAATTCCTTTATTCCTGTTTGCTGATTAGGAATTTCGTCAGCAATGGCTTCCGTGATAACATCATTGATCGATTGTGATAATAACTCCTTAGCTGCATCTGCGTTTACTTTTACATTCGATAGCAATATTTTACGTAAAGCAGCATCAGATTTTTCAACCTGACATTTGAAATCATAAGACATATCCAATAGCTGACGacatgaaaaacaaataacacTTGGGAGACCGTCGCCGTGTTCTACctgtaaaaatgtttaaaaatacattgccaataatttgtaaattgaattgTTAAGGAGTGTGAAGTAATGATAGTAGTAGTGTAACAAACAAAATACAAAGAATTgtttatatttcaaatgcagTCTGGGTGGTTGAGTAAGCGACGTTTATTGTTACCAACTGATCGAAAATTAGTTCTGACGGCAAATatgaattggaaaaataaaacatgttGATGATC
Proteins encoded in this region:
- the LOC124215068 gene encoding zinc finger protein 502-like gives rise to the protein MEMEVEKIETAECVSQVQLASIQECRICLKNCNQFWELFQNDEDIPRKIMAFAAIQVEHGDGLPSVICFSCRQLLDMSYDFKCQVEKSDAALRKILLSNVKVNADAAKELLSQSINDVITEAIADEIPNQQTGIKELEMQSVSKSQAAQEMKRVVLTNFDDKQSTVAFEISEECMSGNESSQEEEMQDKSLSDESIDKQIEKDDDFSQREIISALESTEILLDDQGVTVGKLIDSTDQNIEPEPIKQEDMPLSEECELLEGERNNQDEIIFHDDLKFELKNSLLSEGEDEADVSSESGKLKPNNCQIFNEEMNDSDEEKPLITRTSRRKCPHCIKSFATNLALQRHMTIHKHKTKLRYVCYLCDKQFSTVAKLKNHVSDNHDSLKNDNRVDIDNNCGAIDTDRKGEKLEKDIDISIYKQKTDKKNYKMKCKVCAKQFTYQKSFLSHIKTHPEYEKCENSDNHSMPLTTIEESLEHQTDSSHSKINESDDDDLPLEGLQCTQCGKLFATKGNLKRHVSTHSGLRFNCSTCGKEFSRLDKLKDHEQSKHKAEIFGASDDEDEDTDNESRPNEGAESKRKEKKCRPHQCAMCPKAFAQAQSLANHMERHKRIKEPQKRFLCEVCSKCFAQSGSLVAHMRTHTGIKPYVCNVCSRAFTKSTYLQLHLRTHSGEKPYICQYCSRAFARANTLARHITMHTGEAKYHCQICMKSFRRLTSLNEHTYTHTGQRPYACKICSKRYNNAGSLYAHTKKCRAQQLSGSASTYTVAVDNANQNDVSTVPQMLIYSQRKIVPSEPQAAQPPTPQYLVTTVQSQKTLPTHISQSFSVGDPHFYAIDGKQLKNPYYTIYPNM